The following is a genomic window from Capnocytophaga stomatis.
CATTGATGGTTTCTTCCGAATTGTTCAAAAGATTTACCGTAATTCCGTTCAAGTTCATTTCATAACGGCTTGTGATTTTTTTATCTTTTTCGGAAGACGATTTGTAGGTGTAAACCAATTCTATTTTTGCTTTCGCCATATTTAAAAGCATCATTAAATCAGCTGAAAGATTGTCGGCTGAAATGGCAATACCTCTGAAATAGTTTTTAAAAACATTCTGGTTGGCAAGTTCGTTGCTTCCTTCTTTGTCTATTATTTTTTGTTGGAAGAAATCTGTTTTTAAAGCAATTCGTATTCCCGGAGCTAATACTTCTTCAGTGTTATTGGTATCTTTATCATCAGCCGAACTTCCTGATTTACTTCTTGTAATAGGCTTACTGCTAATGGTATATTTTGTGCTTTCCTTTATTAAAGAAGCTCCCAAATGACTATTAACATTCAAATCCGAATAATAAACTTGATTATTCAAATTCTCGTCAATATCTCTCAAAAAGTAGTTCAGCTCTTTCACATCTACTTGGAAAGAAGCTTTTGAATCCCCGTAAATAGAGTCCAATACGTATTCGGTATCTTTGAGATATGAAACTTTGTCTGAAAAACTATTAGGATTAAAAAACGGAATGTACAAATAGGCCTCAGTAACGGTTTCCTCTTCTTGTGATTTATTTGCGGTTTCAGTAAGCTGTGAATTAGCTCCGAAAGTAGGATTCTCTGAAGGTAAAAGTACCTGAGCAATGATGCTTGCTTTTTTTGTTCCGAAAGGTTCTTGTGTGTAGCTTCCTAAAAGATAACCTCCTAATCTGCTAGCCTGAACAGCCTTTTCTTTTACATTATTTACAGAAACAGTAGCTGTGTAAACACCTGTATCGTAGTTTGGATTTCCTAATAAATCACTTTCTATTTCCTTAAATGAATCATCAGAACAAGCACAGAAAATCGTTGATAATCCTGCAATTGCTAATGTTTTAAAACGTATTGTTTTATTCATATTTTATCTTCGTCTTATTTTTTTAAAATTTGCAAATAAAAATCTCGGTAAGATTCTTGAAAAGTTTCTTGGTCAGTGTTGTAAAGTATTGGCTTTTTAAGTCCTTTAAGGAAAGTACTAAAATCTTCAGACATTTCATCTCCCACAATAATCACTCCATCTGAATTTTTTGCCGCTACCTTCATTAAATTGAAATAGTTAGGTTCTTTCAAGGCGTCCGAAGCTCTGGAGCTGATGCCATCAAAGCTTACTTTATTAACCAAAGTAGCATCCAAATTACCCTCAAAATCTCTATTAAACACAGAAGTAATTATTTTACTTTCGTGGAAAATAGGCTCATCTTTGTAATAAGTCCTTAAATACAAAGGTAATAAGGAAGCTAACCAGCCGTGAATGTGAATAATATCAGGCAGCCAATTTAGTTTTTTAACAGTTTCTACTACACCTTTTGCGAAAAAAATACAGCGTTCGTCATTATCAGGGAATAATTCTCCGTTTTCGTCCGAAAAAGTAGCTTTCCTTTTGAAATATTCATCATTATCGATAAAATAAACTTGAATACGTTCCTTTGGTATGGAGGCAACCTTGATAATCAAGGGCACATCAATATCATTGATAACAATGTTCATCCCTGAGAGCCGAATTACTTCGTGAAGTTGGTGCCTTCTCTCATTGATATTTCCGAAGCGAGGCATAAAAATTCGTATCTGCCCACCATTGCTATTAACCATCCTTGGAGCTTCAAAAGACATTTTTGATATCTCATTTTCAGGAGAATAAGGCATTACTTCAGAAGATACAAAAAGCACTTTCTTATCTTTCATAAAGAGTAAATAGTTTTTTGTTAGCTTTGAAAGCTACAAAAGTACAAAAAAATATGCAGAAATCCACAAAAAATATATAAGTTTGCACGATAATTATTTAAAAGATGAGAATTTATACGCAACAAAAGGAGCTAAAAAACACAATTTCAACATATAAAAAAGAAGGTAAAACTATTGGGTTTGTTCCTACTATGGGAGCTTTGCATGAAGGGCATTTATCGTTGATTTCCAAATCTTTATCGGAGAATGATGTGACTATTATGAGCATTTTTGTAAACCCAACGCAGTTTAACAATGCAGAAGATTTGAAGAAATATCCACGAACGCTTGAAGCAGATGTTGAGAAAATAAAAAAAATTAGTGAAAAAGTAATTGTTTACGCTCCTAATGCAGAAGATATTTATGGCGAAAATGTGGTTTCTGAAAAATTTAATTTTGAAGGACTTGACAAGGTGATGGAAGGAGAATATCGTCCGGGGCATTTTGATGGAGTGGGGACAGTAGTGAAGAAACTTTTTGAGATTGTAACTCCGGATAAAGCTTATTTTGGAGAAAAAGATTATCAACAACTACTCATTATCAAGAAGATGGTTACTCAAACACAGTTGCCCGTTCAGGTGATTGGTTGCCCCATTATTCGAGATGAAAAAGGATTGGCTTTAAGTTCAAGAAATCAGAGACTTAGCAAGGAAAGGCAAGCTGAGGCTACTTACATTTATCAAGTGCTACAAGAGGTTAAAAATCAGTTTGAAACAAAAAATCCTATTGAAATTGGAGATTGGGTTAAAAAACAGTTTGAAGCCAAAGAAGGGTTTGATTTAGAGTACTTTATTATAGCTGAGGCAGATACATTAGCCGAAATCACAAAAAAAGAATCAGGCAAAAAATATAGGTCTTTCATCGTTGT
Proteins encoded in this region:
- a CDS encoding DUF4270 domain-containing protein is translated as MNKTIRFKTLAIAGLSTIFCACSDDSFKEIESDLLGNPNYDTGVYTATVSVNNVKEKAVQASRLGGYLLGSYTQEPFGTKKASIIAQVLLPSENPTFGANSQLTETANKSQEEETVTEAYLYIPFFNPNSFSDKVSYLKDTEYVLDSIYGDSKASFQVDVKELNYFLRDIDENLNNQVYYSDLNVNSHLGASLIKESTKYTISSKPITRSKSGSSADDKDTNNTEEVLAPGIRIALKTDFFQQKIIDKEGSNELANQNVFKNYFRGIAISADNLSADLMMLLNMAKAKIELVYTYKSSSEKDKKITSRYEMNLNGITVNLLNNSEETINADSNPNDVSRIFLSGSQGRTAEFKLFTDAELAEIRKKDVLITDASLFLYVDQSFGYSKEPERIFIYNAKTGAVLVDYMHDPTTSSPLPDNAQIVHLGKLQKKDGKGVYYQLRITNHILNVVKNNAENVPLGVAIASNVKNNSSAKYLNSSNEKKFIPMNSLSTPLSTVIYGNSPNIDKDKRLQLKINYTKLK
- a CDS encoding glycogen/starch synthase: MKDKKVLFVSSEVMPYSPENEISKMSFEAPRMVNSNGGQIRIFMPRFGNINERRHQLHEVIRLSGMNIVINDIDVPLIIKVASIPKERIQVYFIDNDEYFKRKATFSDENGELFPDNDERCIFFAKGVVETVKKLNWLPDIIHIHGWLASLLPLYLRTYYKDEPIFHESKIITSVFNRDFEGNLDATLVNKVSFDGISSRASDALKEPNYFNLMKVAAKNSDGVIIVGDEMSEDFSTFLKGLKKPILYNTDQETFQESYRDFYLQILKK
- the panC gene encoding pantoate--beta-alanine ligase → MRIYTQQKELKNTISTYKKEGKTIGFVPTMGALHEGHLSLISKSLSENDVTIMSIFVNPTQFNNAEDLKKYPRTLEADVEKIKKISEKVIVYAPNAEDIYGENVVSEKFNFEGLDKVMEGEYRPGHFDGVGTVVKKLFEIVTPDKAYFGEKDYQQLLIIKKMVTQTQLPVQVIGCPIIRDEKGLALSSRNQRLSKERQAEATYIYQVLQEVKNQFETKNPIEIGDWVKKQFEAKEGFDLEYFIIAEADTLAEITKKESGKKYRSFIVVYVDGVRLIDNLEI